In Deltaproteobacteria bacterium, a single window of DNA contains:
- a CDS encoding DUF2304 domain-containing protein — protein MTSAEAISPQLRIFGAAVLLVFVGWVVRLVRTERLTLRDSLLWLLSTLVALVTIAFPELLFETAHLLGVQVPSNALFVLTILYLLLNLFSVTVGVSFVSARTRRLTQECALLRAEIELLRGDRSSAAHPSEA, from the coding sequence ATGACATCCGCCGAAGCGATCTCCCCTCAGCTGCGCATCTTCGGCGCAGCCGTGTTGCTGGTCTTCGTCGGCTGGGTGGTTCGGCTGGTGCGCACGGAACGCCTGACGCTGCGCGACAGTCTCTTGTGGCTGCTCTCCACGTTGGTCGCACTCGTCACGATCGCGTTTCCTGAGTTGCTCTTCGAGACGGCGCACCTGCTCGGCGTCCAGGTGCCTTCGAACGCCCTGTTCGTCCTGACCATCCTGTACCTGCTGCTGAACCTGTTTTCCGTGACGGTGGGTGTCTCGTTCGTGTCTGCACGTACCCGGCGGCTCACGCAGGAGTGCGCGCTGTTGCGCGCCGAGATCGAGCTCCTCCGCGGCGACAGATCAAGTGCCGCCCACCCGAGCGAAGCCTGA